The genomic interval GAGTTGATTGGTTTGGTAATCTGGATTGGGAACGTCTCCGGTTGTAAGTCCCCGGTAAAATGTAAGAATATCCTCAGAATTAGGTCATTACAAACTCACACACGCCACGCGccctcacacacatacacccaccCACCCTCCCACACGCACGTACACACGAACCAAACCCTCACATATACACCCCCACCCATACACCAGTTTATCCACAAATTCCACGTTTCTTTTTGTGAGTCGATTATGTACTTATGGTATGTAATTTTAAAATGGAATAAGCATTAATTGCCGAATAACCCCAAACTATATTTCCTTGTCCTAGGAATGTAAAGAGGCAATATGTTAAcaatatcaattaaaaatgtTCTGAAAGGACATGAGAAGGAATTAAGCTCAATTCTTACATTATTTGCTTTAGCCAATGACGTATTTTGATGGACGAAAGATGGTTTTCTGTTACTCTATTTTGTATCGCATGGCAAACCAATTCCTATCTAACTCGTGATAAAAATCAAGAGTATTACTCACAGACCTATTGTATAACTCTTTCTACCGTTTCCTCGATCCTTCtccctcaatttttttctatatattttctcATGTTACAGCCGTGTTCCCCTCTGTACCATTTGTATTCACAATTTCCACTTctttacattttcaaatatcttGTACTCACACAAACAAATCACAAAGTTCCCATCCGTTTTTAGATCTCTATTGCTGACAAGCAAATATACATTTACGTCCACATTTTATCATCCATGCACGGACTTAGGTGTCTCGTGATgtacagtataaaaaaaaattattttttttacagagttACGCTGTAGAACAAATTACCTaatactacatacatgtatatttatttttcaacacacagaaacaaatattcaataaatatgaacaaTTCATCACGTGAACGGTATACTCGGCAAtaattattatgtatatttttttacatcatcattttatATAAGATCATGTCAATGCTTAACGCAATGTTATCACTACTTTAAAATACAATTCACTTATTGAATCTTTCCGTTTAAAAAATACCATATGCACAATGtaaaagcaaaatatatatGGTCTCACTACtactgaaggtttccatggtgaagaaGAAGAGTGTAGtgggtttcacggtacaccgtGTACCACTTGCCCACGAAAGAtgcatggtgtaccgtgaaaccctCTACACTCATTATCTCACTGATTTGGGTATTTCTTCAGATCGCTGGGTGATGGTGCATGAAACATATAATAGTAGAGGGTTTTCGCTTCCACGCTtccattcaacatgttcaagaaCAACGTGAAAGTATTGAAAAAGCCCGTCAAATGACGATGAACAGCTAGGGTCTTTGTCTAAAATTCTTGAATGGAACCGGAACAGCAATTGCATCGTAAGTTTCGGAGCTGCCAAAAAAAATGCAAGCATGTCATCTTTCCAGGTTCCAAGTTTCAACGAGCCTCGGCAAAGACTGCATTGTCATGAAGGGGATTTGACAATATATAGATTCTCTACTTTCCAGAAAGAGTCTGCTTAGCTGTTGCGAAAAATCCTTAACGAAAACCTGGTCAATCCATTGTCAGCTAAACGTCATACGGGATTTTTCGCAACAGCTAAGCAGACACTTTCTGGATAATAAACCGACCGATTCTCTTGCATAATGtcaaatgacataccatcgatcGAGTTCCAATCGGATTTATTGGTGTGCCCGTAGCATAAATCATATCACATCATTGATGTGATTTCATTGAAGGAATCCAACCTCTGTAAAGTGAACTTTGGTGGCATGCCGGATGGCATGACAATCCAAATGACGACTGTAGAGAAGTTTTGGTAAACGAAATCGCTGTAAAATGTTTACATTCCCCAGCCATACCAGCCCGGCGGGCCTGGAACAGGAGGATTTGGTCGATTGGTCACTGCAGGACCGGCTGGTGGAGGATTCTGCTGAGCTGCCCCTAAAATGAGATAGAAAATAGTAAGAGAATATTGTGAAGCTTAAGTTAGAACAGTCAAATCATAAAGGAGTCATGGTTATGCGTATAATCGAAAAAGGAGCACTCTTTGTCTAACCTTTTGTAAAATGTTGCCAATGCAAAAACTTCATCACAATTTGAAAATAGAAATCTACAGAATAGTCCGTTGTCTCTCTTGCTAAGATTCAAGGTGTTAAGTGAGCCTAATAAAGCACTTGGATCAACTTAAgtgtttgaaagaaaatatcgtACTTATACTCCAGCAGCTATCAATCCTTGGTGGACTCTGTTGGATAAAAGGGGGGCCGCGACAGGCAAGTTGCATAGCATCACAGGCTCCTCTTATATTCATCACTTGTGGTCCGTTGGCATAGCAGAGCACTCCCCGTCTTGCCCGTCTAAAGAGCTGCCTCATGAACCCATCGTGGTAGATATCCTTATCTTTGTCGTAGACTTCCTCGAGAACATCCCTGTTGCAGCGACCCTCGTCGAACATTTCCGAACCAAACAAGCCACAGTACTCGGACATTCGACCGTGTGGATTATAGCCTGggcctgtattttttttttttttggggggggggaaagaaaTCAGTCATACTTCTCCTCGCTTTTGCAATATTGGCTGCAATCTGCCATTTATATACGCCATGGCATCACTACAGGCATAGGAGGGAGCCCTTTAAAAGGGGACCTCGAGGGAGTTTATAATACTCATAACATtaacataataataacattCTTAATCTAACGTGACAAGACCATGATGggtttataaaatatttctgcACCTATTCAATTCAGGTTCGACAACTATActtcataaaaagaaataacatcaAATTATTAAGAAAAACAGGAGATCAATATACATtctaaaaatataaagaaatgacGGGAAATGTTCCATTATTTGGAGATGAAGCTTTAATCTATGAAAAAGTTAATCAATTTTATGGAAATTatgtaaattatgcaaatacGCTATACAATGGCTTTAATTCGATGATAATAGGTCACTCATTGAATTAAAAAGCGAGGCAAACATATTGCGTTCAATGATGTGTTTAAGTTGTTAAAATAGTCCGTTACTTCGTATGCAGTTTttcatctggaaaaaaaatcgaagttTCACTTAGATGATTTAATAGTGCATTCTTAAATCGTATTGTACTGGCAATTATCAAATTCTCCTCGAACTTAAACGTTAGTTTTCCATTTGCGTTTGACAAGAAAACTCAATACACATGaaattgttgttatttttttgtattaaaggaTGTTGATACCTTAAAGGCACAGTTTAacattaattttaatttgaaagatTTGAGCTGCAGGGTTCCACTTGTGATATTTTATAagaatgaacatgatgaagacAAGTAAAACTAAAATCGCGCCCCAAAACCATTATTTAGTGCATCAAAACATATGACTATAAAGTGACAAGAAACGCCATATCATGCACCTCACATAATTATATGTGTTATATATCTCCTCTAGTAGATGATTTTTAAGCCACAGAAATCTTAAAATTGCCTGCAggaatttgatttcttttaaaagatgtGAACAGTATTAAGCACAACATGaatcaaaataaatgaagtaACACATTTTAGTATACTTGCCCCAATAGCCATCATACATGCCGTACATTCCGTATACTTGAGAGAACGAGGTACATATTATCACAGATAAACAGAGAGATATTActgtattctgaaaatggtaataaaaacaaaagtatatatgaatgaatatatcTCCACTGACCATtgaccatatatatatatatatatatatatatatatatattatataatatatacatgtatatgctctGCTTGTTATCATTTATGTATCGTGACATAAACATCCTAAACATTTTGAAGTTTAAACTTCAAAATGTTTAGGATGTTTATGTCACGATACATAAATGATAAAAAGCAGAGCAGAAAAACGCTGCTTCGGCTTCTATTGTGTAAACAAGAGATTAATCAATGGTTTTGCACTTGATCGAAACATTAAAATAAGAGTTTCCAACTCCTTTTCAAATTTTAAGACATACATAAGTATGTTTGTGGTTTCTATTGATAATAGGCAATAGAATGATACAACTAACAGTTTTGAATTATTGTACTCACCGTTGCAATCATGTTGTAGTTTCGAATTATTATGTTGGTTTACACTTAACAGAGAGACATAAACAGAATCTACTGGACGTCGATATGACAATCGTTAGACTCACTCGAATGACTATCCCCGCCCAAATGGAGGCTCTTATACTCCTTCTCAAAGATCGAAATACGACCTATGCACCTGTAATCGAGAACCGCTCTCTCCACCTAGGCCCCTAGATCGACATGACTATAATGCACTGATGATATAGATTCTGCAAATATCAATTGATAACATGATCATTCATTAATTACTCATCAAATACGTATAAGGAAAATGCAATTCTTGATTCTTGAATAAGAATACATCTTAAGAATAATACATGAATAAAGTATGAACATTATTCGTGTTCTCATGTTCCGGACATGCTTTAAGACGTGAAAACAACCGGCAagtaatgttatattttttaaatagctTGCTCTTTAATGATCCCCAAGAAGGCGTATGTGAGTAGAGGGGGATTAATTGAGTTGATACTTGAAAATCACATTGTAATTGGGGaacaataatttaaaacaaacatgacaaataaaTGTGGGTAATAACATTgtaagatctgaaaaaagatgCTTACctaacaaaataagaaaattaattagATATTTAAAGAGAGATACTAATTGATTTACGTTAGAGCacaacattattattttataaatttcatttttttgttattcttgTGACAGCGTTTCATATATTTCTTACTCCAAAACCAGTCGATTAAAAGGGTAGTGAACGTTATCTTTAATTCTATATTTTCACAAATATCACAAATTCTTTCCTGTCTGGGAATTTGTTTATACaatgcgtcccacaaaaaaaggaaaccaagaattatcgatgatttatcataacacaatcacaaatacaatagcaAAATTAGCTTTCAttataaagcttagaatctcctttATTTCTCACTCAcgcatgaatgaataaaaagcattttgaataaaagatacaaaaatttcattggtaggagagtatctgaattttaaaacgAAACTCACAAGTACGAAGATTTCAATATAtgctctttcatttttaaattacaaaGCACTGTCtgtttgaaatgatgcttgtattttttttgtattttcataatttcattaaaaaaaagtgttttaaatatttcattgaatGGATGATCGTCACAAAAGCGGAGTGTTGAGTAACGtcttcattttgtaaaattgttgAGTTATTTGTACtaaacagaactttgttatttcttgatcattttttcTAATGTTAGTTCGGAGGTACTCTGATGTTTTGGTTCCATAAGGGATCCAATACTCTGCCTATATTTTCCAATTTCACTAAAATTGAACCATAATAATGATCTTTCacataaaatcaaattctttttGTGATCTACAAAGATAATTATAATATTGCACTGTATTTTTCTAAGGCACAATTTTTAAAAGCTACGTTCATGCTTTTccagtgatgatgatcatcattattctGAGGCTTATATCGCGACTTGTTATCCGTGTAGACCTGAATGTAGTCGCAAGTTGTGACCAGACACAAGTCGAGATAAAAGAGCATTCAGACGGTTCTATGACATTTGCTTCGGCGACAATTGGTCCgctataaattccacacactattATACCCTACTTTAAGCCTAACATGAGACCCCGTTGCAACCCTAACTTCTAACCCTACATCTTCGGCGAAATAAAGCCCGAAGCAATTGCCACAGGAGCGAATGTCCTGTCACCATATCaggcacacacccacacccactcAATACACATAACGCGCACGCGGCCATCCACACCCGCACCCAAACGCACACTGTCATGTACACAATCACACAGTACAGAAAAACTCATACCTATTTCCCTACACGCACAGGATCAGATTCTTCTCTCGCATTCCCtctatcccaccccccccctctctctctctctctcttttgatGCATGATTATACTTCTTTACCACTGTCCTGGTTATTCTTCCACCTGTTACATTATTTCACATTAAACTATTTTGGTCTCTTCAATGTAATAATGTATCATTTCATCGTATGtgctccctctctctccctctctctccctctctctgtttCAAACACTTTTAATACACTTTATTTGTCGCCTGGCGACTTTCCTCTCTcatgattaaaaacattttcactcattattttgctttcatcCTCTTTTCCCGAACGAATTTCTTTTTAaccaatatatttatttaatgtATCATAGGATAACAAAATGACAAGAGTCGTTGTTTTTAGCTTTATACAATAGTGTGTATTTCACACGAATACAAACTGTATATCTTGTAATTATCTATTTACAAACATTGTTTTTCAGTAGTTTAAACACTACTTCACGTCTATTAATACAAAATGACGATGAGTGCAAGATTATGTTTACAATGCATACTGACATTAAGAGCATATTTATCTTATTAAGGTTAAATTTTTAACAGGTGACCAGTAACCATTAAACAAACGATAAGTCGCCAGGAAACTTTCTCTGTAAATTGTCAAAATACCTATAAGCTTCTTTGACATTATCAACTTAGCGTGCTTTTATACGTAGATGTGTTATAGCTCAGTAGATAAGTCTCCGAACTTTGAACCAGTGGCTCATGCCCCAccttatcgttattattattgttattatcattattatttatcatcgtcatcatcattatcagtaccatcgacatcatcatctcAAACAATAATCCACCTTTTTCATAATGTCAAAATGTTAAGTTGTTAAATCTAATAAAAGATGATATACAACAGTTTCTTtcattcaacttttttttccagactaGCTTGAAAATCctccaaaataatttttgaccaCTTAATTTTGGGGTTTTGGGTGGCAGTTCACATCGTATTATTTCATGAACAGATCATTTGTTTGTCTTCTTTCATTGTTTTGGACATCAATTTTTGCCCGattaaaataatgttgaatCTATTCATTGTAGTTTTATGTCCGCCATTGGTAAGGTAAGAATTACTCACAAAATATCACAA from Lytechinus pictus isolate F3 Inbred chromosome 2, Lp3.0, whole genome shotgun sequence carries:
- the LOC129272318 gene encoding uncharacterized protein LOC129272318, encoding MIATNTVISLCLSVIICTSFSQVYGMYGMYDGYWGPGYNPHGRMSEYCGLFGSEMFDEGRCNRDVLEEVYDKDKDIYHDGFMRQLFRRARRGVLCYANGPQVMNIRGACDAMQLACRGPPFIQQSPPRIDSCWSIRAAQQNPPPAGPAVTNRPNPPVPGPPGWYGWGM